The Shumkonia mesophila genomic interval TCCGCAAAAAGGGCAAGCTGCCGGGCAAGACCATCCCCTACGAATACGGGCTGGAATACGGCACCGACACCATCGAGATCCAGGAGAACGCCGTGAAGCCCGGCCAGCGCGTCGTTATCCTCGATGACCTGCTGGCGACCGGCGGCACGCTGGCCGCCTCGGCCGGGCTGCTGCGGCGGATCGGCGCCGAAGTCACCGGCGCCGCCTGCATCATCGAACTGACCTTCCTCAACGGCCGCTCGAAGCTCGACGTGCCGGTCGAGGTCCTGATGTCCTACGACGCATAGGCCGAACGGCCGCCTCGGGCGGCGCCGACGGTGGGGCGAGCGCCCGCAGGGCGTGGTCGGCCACCTTGCGCATCACCGTCGGCAACGCGTGGCCGCCGAAATCCTCCGGCCGGCACCACAGGCCTTCGACGATGCCGGGGGCGAGGCCGTTCGCCGCCAGGACGCCCAGCTTCAGTTCGAAATGGGTGAAGACATGGCGTACCTCGCCGGCCAGCGGCCGCCACTGCCCCGGCGCCGGTGCCAGGGCCAAGGCCTCGTCTTCCGTCCATGGCCGCTCCCGCCATTCGGTGCCCGGCACCTCGGTCATGCCGCCCAACAGGCCCTTCTCCGGCCGGCGGCGCAGCAGCACGGCCCCGACCGTGTCGACCGCCCAGAAGGCGACGCCGTGGCGCACCGGCTTCGCCTTGCGCCGGGCCCGCCGTGGCAGTTCCCCGGTCAGGCCGCGCCGCAGAGCCAGGCAATCCCCGGCCCATGGGCACATCGGGCAAGCCGGGCCGCGCGGCCGGCAGACGGTGGCGCCAAGATCCATCACCGCCTGCCAGAAGTCGCCGGGCCGGCCGGCCGGCGTCAGGCCACCGGCCAAGGCGCCGACCTCGCGCTTGACCTCCGCCCGTTCGCCATCCAGGGCGAACAGGCGGGCCAGCACCCGCTCGACGTTGCCGTCGACCGGCGCCGCCGGGCGGCCGAAGGCGATGGCCGCGATCGCCGCCGCCGTGTAGGCACCGATGCCGGGCAGAGCCCGCAATCCGGCCTCGCTGTCGGGAAACCGCCCGCCCAGGTCCCCGGCGATCACGCCGGCGCATTTGTGCAGGTTGCGGGCGCGGGCGTAATAGCCCAGCCCCTGCCAGGCGTGCAGCACCGCCTGCAGGTCGGCCCGGGCCAGATCGCCCACCGTCGGCCAGCGGGCGATGAAGGCCAGGAAATAGGGCCCGACGGTCGCCACCGTCGTCTGCTGCAACATGATTTCGCTGAGCCACACGTGGTAGGGATCGGCGCGTTCGCCCGGCCGCGCCCGCCACGGCAGGTCGCGCTTATGGCGGTCGTACCAGGCCAGCAGTCGTTTCGCCAGGGCCGCCGCCGGCGCGCCGTTCCCGGGTCGCGAGGAGTCGGTCGTGGCGGCGCGAAACTGTTTCATATTGGCTCCGACGCTATCATATTGTTCCCCATGGCAACCCGCACAACCGATTCCGCCGGCACCGTCCCCTCGACCCGCCGGAGCGGCCGCGTCAAGGCTCTGGCCAGCGCCGTCGAGGGCGTCACGCGGCCGATTTTCGGCCGGCGCGGATTGGCCGACGGCGCCATCGTCCACCACTGGCAGGCCATCGTCGGAGAGCGGTTCTCCGCCCTCACCGCGCCCGAGAAGCTGGTGTTTCCCACCGGCGCCCGGCACGGCGGCACCCTGCACCTTCGGGTCGCCAGCGGCGGCATCGCCACCCAGCTGCAACATCTGGAGCCGCTCCTGGTCGAGCGCGTCAACAGCTATTTCGGCTATCAGGCGGTGGCGCGGCTGCACTTCAAGCAGGGCCCCGTCACC includes:
- a CDS encoding adenine phosphoribosyltransferase, whose translation is MDLKDHIASIPDFPKPGINFYDISPLLSHAEAWSVAMSRMAKVVGRHSPDILAGIESRGFLVAAPLALKLGCGFVMIRKKGKLPGKTIPYEYGLEYGTDTIEIQENAVKPGQRVVILDDLLATGGTLAASAGLLRRIGAEVTGAACIIELTFLNGRSKLDVPVEVLMSYDA
- the mutY gene encoding A/G-specific adenine glycosylase, giving the protein MKQFRAATTDSSRPGNGAPAAALAKRLLAWYDRHKRDLPWRARPGERADPYHVWLSEIMLQQTTVATVGPYFLAFIARWPTVGDLARADLQAVLHAWQGLGYYARARNLHKCAGVIAGDLGGRFPDSEAGLRALPGIGAYTAAAIAAIAFGRPAAPVDGNVERVLARLFALDGERAEVKREVGALAGGLTPAGRPGDFWQAVMDLGATVCRPRGPACPMCPWAGDCLALRRGLTGELPRRARRKAKPVRHGVAFWAVDTVGAVLLRRRPEKGLLGGMTEVPGTEWRERPWTEDEALALAPAPGQWRPLAGEVRHVFTHFELKLGVLAANGLAPGIVEGLWCRPEDFGGHALPTVMRKVADHALRALAPPSAPPEAAVRPMRRRTSGPRPARRASSGR
- a CDS encoding DUF721 domain-containing protein; protein product: MATRTTDSAGTVPSTRRSGRVKALASAVEGVTRPIFGRRGLADGAIVHHWQAIVGERFSALTAPEKLVFPTGARHGGTLHLRVASGGIATQLQHLEPLLVERVNSYFGYQAVARLHFKQGPVTTPGESPAPVPPPLDAREEAGLAACLDVVEDPDLKAVLQSLGRAVVTRGRKRRSGG